A stretch of Gouania willdenowi chromosome 21, fGouWil2.1, whole genome shotgun sequence DNA encodes these proteins:
- the dcaf6 gene encoding DDB1- and CUL4-associated factor 6 isoform X2, whose protein sequence is MSCFGNLVWDVNKRLIGYSEPNTIRTNYLGRREFVQRLKLEATLNVHDGCVNTISWNETGEYILSGSDDTFLVISNPYNKKVKKSIRSGHRANIFSAKFMPHTNDQEIISCSGDGIIYYTHTEKSPEYNRQCQFTCHYGTAYEIMTVPNDPYTFLSCGEDGTVRWFDLRMKTSCTKEDCKDDILINCRRAATSISISPLVPYYLAVGCSDSSVRIYDRRMLGTRATGNYMGRGTTGMCVRFVPSHLSNKSCRVTSLCYSQDGQEVLVSYSSDYIYLFDPKDDQARELKGPSEERREEVRPLPCLLRERKKLRQPPVKRLRLRGDWSDTGPRARPESERERDGEQSPNVSLMQRMSDMLSRWFEEASEAQSSRGTRPQTRPRGTAVRPVVALNTPAVTRGASSQESNTSAGGPTGTASSELPDSPAPVPTSSGSSSTVPVAPASSSSTEDGGDPSPTLLTSFPDTEHRSPADTTGTPTATATPSSSERAPSEYGPHRLPISLVCRRLQRLLRLADPPGLGQRASPSSSSSSSAAPARQSQRASSSAAAAAETPPRTDSPSSVVNKQLGSMTLDEQQGAAEAVGSPPDHSAPAPVSTSAPTTSISNTTSTGSSRPSTAEPVLSLHYSSEGTTTSTIKLDFTDEWSHSSSSSMGGGGPKASEAAAVQSRESIQSSTSQQPPSQSSVHQTPASTETSSSAASSSAAAQGQSEGSPEGHGTASSTQETPQQESAPDTSGGCRRAEPGTDEAQEGQSQPARANQDSDDSDDDPILIPSTRFRGQGQRRSAAARIQELFRRRKERREMEESETQNIRRPSVKMVYKGHRNSRTMIKESCFWGNNFVMSGSDCGHIFIWDRHTAEHLMLLEADNHVVNCLQPHPYDPILASSGIDYDIKIWSPLEQSPSFNRVLADEVITRNELMLEETRNTITVPASFMLRMLASLNHIRSDRLEGDRSEGSGQENEDEQ, encoded by the exons ATGTCCTGTTTTGGAAACCTGGTTTGGGATGTAAATAAACGCCTAATTGGATACAGCGAGCCTAACACCATTAGGACCAACTATTTAG GTAGAAGAGAGTTTGTCCAGAGGCTTAAACTCGAGGCCACTCTGAATGTACACGATGGCTGC GTCAACACTATTTCCTGGAATGAAACGGGTGAATACATCCTGTCGGGGTCGGACGATACATTTTTGGTTATTTCTAACCCGTACAACAAAAAG GTCAAGAAGTCCATACGCTCAGGTCACAGGGCGAATATCTTCAGTGCAAAGTTCATGCCACACACCAACGATCAGGAAATCATCTCCTGCTCAGGGGACGGGATTATTTATTACACCCACACTGAGAAAAGCCCAGAATACAACAGGCAGTGTCAGTTCACCTGCCATTATGGAACAGCTTATGAG ATTATGACTGTACCCAATGATCCCTACACCTTCCTGTCGTGTGGAGAGGACGGAACAGTGCGATGGTTCGACCTCCGCATGAAAACCAGCTGCACTAAAGAGGACTGCAAAGAT GACATCTTGATCAACTGTCGAAGAGCAGCAACCTCGATATCGATTTCTCCACTGGTGCCGTACTATCTGGCTGTTGGATGCTCCGATAGTTCAGTGCGAATTTACGACAGACGCATGCTGGGAACCAGAGCCACTG GAAACTACATGGGTCGAGGCACGACAGGGATGTGTGTCAGGTTCGTTCCTTCTCACCTCTCCAACAAGTCGTGCAGAGTGACGTCGCTCTGCTACAGCCAAGACGGTCAGGAGGTGTTGGTCAGCTACTCCTCAGATTACATCTACCTGTTTGATCCCAAAGACGACCAGGCCCGAGAACTGAAGGGCCCGTCAgaggagaggagggaggaggtgagACCATTGCCGTGCCTTTTACGagaaaggaaaaaa CTGAGGCAGCCACCAGTGAAGCGCCTCCGTCTGCGAGGTGATTGGTCCGACACTGGACCCCGCGCTCGCCCTGAAAGCGAGAGGGAGCGAGATG GAGAGCAGAGTCCAAACGTGTCCCTAATGCAGAGGATGTCGGACATGTTGTCCCGTTGGTTTGAAGAGGCCAGTGAAGCCCAGAGCAGTCGAGGGACGCGACCTCAGACACGTCCCAGAG GAACAGCTGTGCGTCCTGTGGTGGCGTTAAACACACCTGCTGTGACCAGAGGGGCCTCCAGTCAGGAGTCCAACACCTCAGCGGGGGGGCCTACGGGGACAGCCTCCTCAGAGCTTCCTGACAGTCCTGCCCCCGTGCCCACCTCCTCAGGGTCCTCGTCTACAGTCCCAGTCGCTCCAGCCTCCAGCTCCTCCACAGAGGATGGAGGAGATCCATCGCCCACCCTCCTCACCTCCTTCCCCGACACGGAGCACAGGAGTCCGGCTGACACGACTGGAACTCCCACGGCCACGGCCACGCCCTCCTCCTCCGAACGCGCACCCTCAG AGTACGGTCCTCATCGTCTGCCCATAAGTTTAGTGTGTAGGCGTTTGCAGAGGTTGCTCCGTCTAGCCGATCCCCCAGGACTGGGTCAGCGAGCGAGcccctcttcctcttcctcttcctctgcagCCCCTGCCAGACAATCACAAAGAGCCTcttcctctgctgctgctgccgctgagACACCCCCCCGCACAG ATTCCCCCTCGTCTGTGGTAAACAAACAGCTGGGATCCATGACTCTTGATGAACAGCAGG gagcaGCAGAAGCTGTGGGTTCACCTCCTGATCATTCTGCTCCTGCTCCAGTCAGCACCAGCGCTCCCACTACCTCCATATCCAACACCACCAGCACCGGCAGCAGTCGACCCAGCACAGCAGAGCCCGTCCTCAGCCTGCATTACAGCTCAGAGGGAACCACCACTAGTACCATCAAACTGGACTTCACTGATGAGTG GAGCCACAGCTCGTCCAGTTCAATGGGCGGTGGAGGCCCTAAAGCATCAGAAGCAGCAGCTGTACAAAGCAGAGAGTCCATTCAAAGCTCCACATCACAGCAGC CTCCCTCACAGTCCTCAGTGCATCAGACTCCTGCGTCCACTGAGACGTCATCGTCTGCTGCCTCCAGCTCGGCTGCGGCTCAGGGCCAATCAGAGGGCTCCCCTGAAGGACACGGTACAGCGTCTTCAACGCAGGAGACGCCTCAGCAGGAGAGTGCACCGGACACCTCGGGGGGCTGCAGGAGGGCGGAGCCTGGCACGGATGAGGCGCAGGAAGGACAGAGTCAGCCCGCGCGAGCCAATCAGGACTCTGACGACAGCGATGACGACCCCATACTCATCCCATCAACCAGGTTTAGAGGACAAGGACAAAG ACGCTCTGCCGCCGCTCGCATCCAGGAGCTGTTTCGtagaagaaaagaaaggagGGAGATGGAGGAAAGCGAAACGCAGAACATCAGGAGACCTTCAGTCAAAATGGTCTACAAAGGCCACCGGAACTCCAGAACTATG ATAAAGGAGTCGTGTTTCTGGGGGAACAACTTTGTAATGAGTGGCTCTGATTGTGGCCACATCTTCATCTGGGACAGACACACAGCCGAGCACCTCATGCTGCTGGAGGCAGACAACCACGTGGTCAACTGCCTGCAGCCGCACCCCTACGACCCCA TTCTGGCCTCCTCAGGGATCGACTACGACATCAAGATTTGGTCGCCACTAGAACAATCACCGTCTTTCAACAGGGTTCTCGCTGATGAG GTAATCACTCGTAATGAGCTGATGCTGGAGGAAACCAGAAACACAATCACCGTCCCTGCCTCTTTCATGCTCCGAATGTTGGCCTCCCTCAATCACATCAGATcag ATCGACTGGAGGGCGATCGCTCTGAAGGATCAGGTCAAGAGAACGAGGACGAGCAGTAG
- the dcaf6 gene encoding DDB1- and CUL4-associated factor 6 isoform X6, with protein sequence MSCFGNLVWDVNKRLIGYSEPNTIRTNYLGRREFVQRLKLEATLNVHDGCVNTISWNETGEYILSGSDDTFLVISNPYNKKVKKSIRSGHRANIFSAKFMPHTNDQEIISCSGDGIIYYTHTEKSPEYNRQCQFTCHYGTAYEIMTVPNDPYTFLSCGEDGTVRWFDLRMKTSCTKEDCKDDILINCRRAATSISISPLVPYYLAVGCSDSSVRIYDRRMLGTRATGNYMGRGTTGMCVRFVPSHLSNKSCRVTSLCYSQDGQEVLVSYSSDYIYLFDPKDDQARELKGPSEERREELRQPPVKRLRLRGDWSDTGPRARPESERERDGEQSPNVSLMQRMSDMLSRWFEEASEAQSSRGTRPQTRPRGTAVRPVVALNTPAVTRGASSQESNTSAGGPTGTASSELPDSPAPVPTSSGSSSTVPVAPASSSSTEDGGDPSPTLLTSFPDTEHRSPADTTGTPTATATPSSSERAPSDSPSSVVNKQLGSMTLDEQQGAAEAVGSPPDHSAPAPVSTSAPTTSISNTTSTGSSRPSTAEPVLSLHYSSEGTTTSTIKLDFTDEWSHSSSSSMGGGGPKASEAAAVQSRESIQSSTSQQPPSQSSVHQTPASTETSSSAASSSAAAQGQSEGSPEGHGTASSTQETPQQESAPDTSGGCRRAEPGTDEAQEGQSQPARANQDSDDSDDDPILIPSTRFRGQGQRRSAAARIQELFRRRKERREMEESETQNIRRPSVKMVYKGHRNSRTMIKESCFWGNNFVMSGSDCGHIFIWDRHTAEHLMLLEADNHVVNCLQPHPYDPILASSGIDYDIKIWSPLEQSPSFNRVLADEVITRNELMLEETRNTITVPASFMLRMLASLNHIRSDRLEGDRSEGSGQENEDEQ encoded by the exons ATGTCCTGTTTTGGAAACCTGGTTTGGGATGTAAATAAACGCCTAATTGGATACAGCGAGCCTAACACCATTAGGACCAACTATTTAG GTAGAAGAGAGTTTGTCCAGAGGCTTAAACTCGAGGCCACTCTGAATGTACACGATGGCTGC GTCAACACTATTTCCTGGAATGAAACGGGTGAATACATCCTGTCGGGGTCGGACGATACATTTTTGGTTATTTCTAACCCGTACAACAAAAAG GTCAAGAAGTCCATACGCTCAGGTCACAGGGCGAATATCTTCAGTGCAAAGTTCATGCCACACACCAACGATCAGGAAATCATCTCCTGCTCAGGGGACGGGATTATTTATTACACCCACACTGAGAAAAGCCCAGAATACAACAGGCAGTGTCAGTTCACCTGCCATTATGGAACAGCTTATGAG ATTATGACTGTACCCAATGATCCCTACACCTTCCTGTCGTGTGGAGAGGACGGAACAGTGCGATGGTTCGACCTCCGCATGAAAACCAGCTGCACTAAAGAGGACTGCAAAGAT GACATCTTGATCAACTGTCGAAGAGCAGCAACCTCGATATCGATTTCTCCACTGGTGCCGTACTATCTGGCTGTTGGATGCTCCGATAGTTCAGTGCGAATTTACGACAGACGCATGCTGGGAACCAGAGCCACTG GAAACTACATGGGTCGAGGCACGACAGGGATGTGTGTCAGGTTCGTTCCTTCTCACCTCTCCAACAAGTCGTGCAGAGTGACGTCGCTCTGCTACAGCCAAGACGGTCAGGAGGTGTTGGTCAGCTACTCCTCAGATTACATCTACCTGTTTGATCCCAAAGACGACCAGGCCCGAGAACTGAAGGGCCCGTCAgaggagaggagggaggag CTGAGGCAGCCACCAGTGAAGCGCCTCCGTCTGCGAGGTGATTGGTCCGACACTGGACCCCGCGCTCGCCCTGAAAGCGAGAGGGAGCGAGATG GAGAGCAGAGTCCAAACGTGTCCCTAATGCAGAGGATGTCGGACATGTTGTCCCGTTGGTTTGAAGAGGCCAGTGAAGCCCAGAGCAGTCGAGGGACGCGACCTCAGACACGTCCCAGAG GAACAGCTGTGCGTCCTGTGGTGGCGTTAAACACACCTGCTGTGACCAGAGGGGCCTCCAGTCAGGAGTCCAACACCTCAGCGGGGGGGCCTACGGGGACAGCCTCCTCAGAGCTTCCTGACAGTCCTGCCCCCGTGCCCACCTCCTCAGGGTCCTCGTCTACAGTCCCAGTCGCTCCAGCCTCCAGCTCCTCCACAGAGGATGGAGGAGATCCATCGCCCACCCTCCTCACCTCCTTCCCCGACACGGAGCACAGGAGTCCGGCTGACACGACTGGAACTCCCACGGCCACGGCCACGCCCTCCTCCTCCGAACGCGCACCCTCAG ATTCCCCCTCGTCTGTGGTAAACAAACAGCTGGGATCCATGACTCTTGATGAACAGCAGG gagcaGCAGAAGCTGTGGGTTCACCTCCTGATCATTCTGCTCCTGCTCCAGTCAGCACCAGCGCTCCCACTACCTCCATATCCAACACCACCAGCACCGGCAGCAGTCGACCCAGCACAGCAGAGCCCGTCCTCAGCCTGCATTACAGCTCAGAGGGAACCACCACTAGTACCATCAAACTGGACTTCACTGATGAGTG GAGCCACAGCTCGTCCAGTTCAATGGGCGGTGGAGGCCCTAAAGCATCAGAAGCAGCAGCTGTACAAAGCAGAGAGTCCATTCAAAGCTCCACATCACAGCAGC CTCCCTCACAGTCCTCAGTGCATCAGACTCCTGCGTCCACTGAGACGTCATCGTCTGCTGCCTCCAGCTCGGCTGCGGCTCAGGGCCAATCAGAGGGCTCCCCTGAAGGACACGGTACAGCGTCTTCAACGCAGGAGACGCCTCAGCAGGAGAGTGCACCGGACACCTCGGGGGGCTGCAGGAGGGCGGAGCCTGGCACGGATGAGGCGCAGGAAGGACAGAGTCAGCCCGCGCGAGCCAATCAGGACTCTGACGACAGCGATGACGACCCCATACTCATCCCATCAACCAGGTTTAGAGGACAAGGACAAAG ACGCTCTGCCGCCGCTCGCATCCAGGAGCTGTTTCGtagaagaaaagaaaggagGGAGATGGAGGAAAGCGAAACGCAGAACATCAGGAGACCTTCAGTCAAAATGGTCTACAAAGGCCACCGGAACTCCAGAACTATG ATAAAGGAGTCGTGTTTCTGGGGGAACAACTTTGTAATGAGTGGCTCTGATTGTGGCCACATCTTCATCTGGGACAGACACACAGCCGAGCACCTCATGCTGCTGGAGGCAGACAACCACGTGGTCAACTGCCTGCAGCCGCACCCCTACGACCCCA TTCTGGCCTCCTCAGGGATCGACTACGACATCAAGATTTGGTCGCCACTAGAACAATCACCGTCTTTCAACAGGGTTCTCGCTGATGAG GTAATCACTCGTAATGAGCTGATGCTGGAGGAAACCAGAAACACAATCACCGTCCCTGCCTCTTTCATGCTCCGAATGTTGGCCTCCCTCAATCACATCAGATcag ATCGACTGGAGGGCGATCGCTCTGAAGGATCAGGTCAAGAGAACGAGGACGAGCAGTAG
- the dcaf6 gene encoding DDB1- and CUL4-associated factor 6 isoform X5, whose product MSCFGNLVWDVNKRLIGYSEPNTIRTNYLGRREFVQRLKLEATLNVHDGCVNTISWNETGEYILSGSDDTFLVISNPYNKKVKKSIRSGHRANIFSAKFMPHTNDQEIISCSGDGIIYYTHTEKSPEYNRQCQFTCHYGTAYEIMTVPNDPYTFLSCGEDGTVRWFDLRMKTSCTKEDCKDDILINCRRAATSISISPLVPYYLAVGCSDSSVRIYDRRMLGTRATGNYMGRGTTGMCVRFVPSHLSNKSCRVTSLCYSQDGQEVLVSYSSDYIYLFDPKDDQARELKGPSEERREEVRPLPCLLRERKKLRQPPVKRLRLRGDWSDTGPRARPESERERDGEQSPNVSLMQRMSDMLSRWFEEASEAQSSRGTRPQTRPRGTAVRPVVALNTPAVTRGASSQESNTSAGGPTGTASSELPDSPAPVPTSSGSSSTVPVAPASSSSTEDGGDPSPTLLTSFPDTEHRSPADTTGTPTATATPSSSERAPSGAAEAVGSPPDHSAPAPVSTSAPTTSISNTTSTGSSRPSTAEPVLSLHYSSEGTTTSTIKLDFTDEWSHSSSSSMGGGGPKASEAAAVQSRESIQSSTSQQPPSQSSVHQTPASTETSSSAASSSAAAQGQSEGSPEGHGTASSTQETPQQESAPDTSGGCRRAEPGTDEAQEGQSQPARANQDSDDSDDDPILIPSTRFRGQGQRGSAVGDRMIRRSAAARIQELFRRRKERREMEESETQNIRRPSVKMVYKGHRNSRTMIKESCFWGNNFVMSGSDCGHIFIWDRHTAEHLMLLEADNHVVNCLQPHPYDPILASSGIDYDIKIWSPLEQSPSFNRVLADEVITRNELMLEETRNTITVPASFMLRMLASLNHIRSDRLEGDRSEGSGQENEDEQ is encoded by the exons ATGTCCTGTTTTGGAAACCTGGTTTGGGATGTAAATAAACGCCTAATTGGATACAGCGAGCCTAACACCATTAGGACCAACTATTTAG GTAGAAGAGAGTTTGTCCAGAGGCTTAAACTCGAGGCCACTCTGAATGTACACGATGGCTGC GTCAACACTATTTCCTGGAATGAAACGGGTGAATACATCCTGTCGGGGTCGGACGATACATTTTTGGTTATTTCTAACCCGTACAACAAAAAG GTCAAGAAGTCCATACGCTCAGGTCACAGGGCGAATATCTTCAGTGCAAAGTTCATGCCACACACCAACGATCAGGAAATCATCTCCTGCTCAGGGGACGGGATTATTTATTACACCCACACTGAGAAAAGCCCAGAATACAACAGGCAGTGTCAGTTCACCTGCCATTATGGAACAGCTTATGAG ATTATGACTGTACCCAATGATCCCTACACCTTCCTGTCGTGTGGAGAGGACGGAACAGTGCGATGGTTCGACCTCCGCATGAAAACCAGCTGCACTAAAGAGGACTGCAAAGAT GACATCTTGATCAACTGTCGAAGAGCAGCAACCTCGATATCGATTTCTCCACTGGTGCCGTACTATCTGGCTGTTGGATGCTCCGATAGTTCAGTGCGAATTTACGACAGACGCATGCTGGGAACCAGAGCCACTG GAAACTACATGGGTCGAGGCACGACAGGGATGTGTGTCAGGTTCGTTCCTTCTCACCTCTCCAACAAGTCGTGCAGAGTGACGTCGCTCTGCTACAGCCAAGACGGTCAGGAGGTGTTGGTCAGCTACTCCTCAGATTACATCTACCTGTTTGATCCCAAAGACGACCAGGCCCGAGAACTGAAGGGCCCGTCAgaggagaggagggaggaggtgagACCATTGCCGTGCCTTTTACGagaaaggaaaaaa CTGAGGCAGCCACCAGTGAAGCGCCTCCGTCTGCGAGGTGATTGGTCCGACACTGGACCCCGCGCTCGCCCTGAAAGCGAGAGGGAGCGAGATG GAGAGCAGAGTCCAAACGTGTCCCTAATGCAGAGGATGTCGGACATGTTGTCCCGTTGGTTTGAAGAGGCCAGTGAAGCCCAGAGCAGTCGAGGGACGCGACCTCAGACACGTCCCAGAG GAACAGCTGTGCGTCCTGTGGTGGCGTTAAACACACCTGCTGTGACCAGAGGGGCCTCCAGTCAGGAGTCCAACACCTCAGCGGGGGGGCCTACGGGGACAGCCTCCTCAGAGCTTCCTGACAGTCCTGCCCCCGTGCCCACCTCCTCAGGGTCCTCGTCTACAGTCCCAGTCGCTCCAGCCTCCAGCTCCTCCACAGAGGATGGAGGAGATCCATCGCCCACCCTCCTCACCTCCTTCCCCGACACGGAGCACAGGAGTCCGGCTGACACGACTGGAACTCCCACGGCCACGGCCACGCCCTCCTCCTCCGAACGCGCACCCTCAG gagcaGCAGAAGCTGTGGGTTCACCTCCTGATCATTCTGCTCCTGCTCCAGTCAGCACCAGCGCTCCCACTACCTCCATATCCAACACCACCAGCACCGGCAGCAGTCGACCCAGCACAGCAGAGCCCGTCCTCAGCCTGCATTACAGCTCAGAGGGAACCACCACTAGTACCATCAAACTGGACTTCACTGATGAGTG GAGCCACAGCTCGTCCAGTTCAATGGGCGGTGGAGGCCCTAAAGCATCAGAAGCAGCAGCTGTACAAAGCAGAGAGTCCATTCAAAGCTCCACATCACAGCAGC CTCCCTCACAGTCCTCAGTGCATCAGACTCCTGCGTCCACTGAGACGTCATCGTCTGCTGCCTCCAGCTCGGCTGCGGCTCAGGGCCAATCAGAGGGCTCCCCTGAAGGACACGGTACAGCGTCTTCAACGCAGGAGACGCCTCAGCAGGAGAGTGCACCGGACACCTCGGGGGGCTGCAGGAGGGCGGAGCCTGGCACGGATGAGGCGCAGGAAGGACAGAGTCAGCCCGCGCGAGCCAATCAGGACTCTGACGACAGCGATGACGACCCCATACTCATCCCATCAACCAGGTTTAGAGGACAAGGACAAAG AGGGTCTGCAGTAGGAGATAGGATGATCAG ACGCTCTGCCGCCGCTCGCATCCAGGAGCTGTTTCGtagaagaaaagaaaggagGGAGATGGAGGAAAGCGAAACGCAGAACATCAGGAGACCTTCAGTCAAAATGGTCTACAAAGGCCACCGGAACTCCAGAACTATG ATAAAGGAGTCGTGTTTCTGGGGGAACAACTTTGTAATGAGTGGCTCTGATTGTGGCCACATCTTCATCTGGGACAGACACACAGCCGAGCACCTCATGCTGCTGGAGGCAGACAACCACGTGGTCAACTGCCTGCAGCCGCACCCCTACGACCCCA TTCTGGCCTCCTCAGGGATCGACTACGACATCAAGATTTGGTCGCCACTAGAACAATCACCGTCTTTCAACAGGGTTCTCGCTGATGAG GTAATCACTCGTAATGAGCTGATGCTGGAGGAAACCAGAAACACAATCACCGTCCCTGCCTCTTTCATGCTCCGAATGTTGGCCTCCCTCAATCACATCAGATcag ATCGACTGGAGGGCGATCGCTCTGAAGGATCAGGTCAAGAGAACGAGGACGAGCAGTAG
- the dcaf6 gene encoding DDB1- and CUL4-associated factor 6 isoform X4: MSCFGNLVWDVNKRLIGYSEPNTIRTNYLGRREFVQRLKLEATLNVHDGCVNTISWNETGEYILSGSDDTFLVISNPYNKKVKKSIRSGHRANIFSAKFMPHTNDQEIISCSGDGIIYYTHTEKSPEYNRQCQFTCHYGTAYEIMTVPNDPYTFLSCGEDGTVRWFDLRMKTSCTKEDCKDDILINCRRAATSISISPLVPYYLAVGCSDSSVRIYDRRMLGTRATGNYMGRGTTGMCVRFVPSHLSNKSCRVTSLCYSQDGQEVLVSYSSDYIYLFDPKDDQARELKGPSEERREEVRPLPCLLRERKKLRQPPVKRLRLRGDWSDTGPRARPESERERDGEQSPNVSLMQRMSDMLSRWFEEASEAQSSRGTRPQTRPRGTAVRPVVALNTPAVTRGASSQESNTSAGGPTGTASSELPDSPAPVPTSSGSSSTVPVAPASSSSTEDGGDPSPTLLTSFPDTEHRSPADTTGTPTATATPSSSERAPSDSPSSVVNKQLGSMTLDEQQGAAEAVGSPPDHSAPAPVSTSAPTTSISNTTSTGSSRPSTAEPVLSLHYSSEGTTTSTIKLDFTDEWSHSSSSSMGGGGPKASEAAAVQSRESIQSSTSQQPPSQSSVHQTPASTETSSSAASSSAAAQGQSEGSPEGHGTASSTQETPQQESAPDTSGGCRRAEPGTDEAQEGQSQPARANQDSDDSDDDPILIPSTRFRGQGQRGSAVGDRMIRRSAAARIQELFRRRKERREMEESETQNIRRPSVKMVYKGHRNSRTMIKESCFWGNNFVMSGSDCGHIFIWDRHTAEHLMLLEADNHVVNCLQPHPYDPILASSGIDYDIKIWSPLEQSPSFNRVLADEVITRNELMLEETRNTITVPASFMLRMLASLNHIRSDRLEGDRSEGSGQENEDEQ, translated from the exons ATGTCCTGTTTTGGAAACCTGGTTTGGGATGTAAATAAACGCCTAATTGGATACAGCGAGCCTAACACCATTAGGACCAACTATTTAG GTAGAAGAGAGTTTGTCCAGAGGCTTAAACTCGAGGCCACTCTGAATGTACACGATGGCTGC GTCAACACTATTTCCTGGAATGAAACGGGTGAATACATCCTGTCGGGGTCGGACGATACATTTTTGGTTATTTCTAACCCGTACAACAAAAAG GTCAAGAAGTCCATACGCTCAGGTCACAGGGCGAATATCTTCAGTGCAAAGTTCATGCCACACACCAACGATCAGGAAATCATCTCCTGCTCAGGGGACGGGATTATTTATTACACCCACACTGAGAAAAGCCCAGAATACAACAGGCAGTGTCAGTTCACCTGCCATTATGGAACAGCTTATGAG ATTATGACTGTACCCAATGATCCCTACACCTTCCTGTCGTGTGGAGAGGACGGAACAGTGCGATGGTTCGACCTCCGCATGAAAACCAGCTGCACTAAAGAGGACTGCAAAGAT GACATCTTGATCAACTGTCGAAGAGCAGCAACCTCGATATCGATTTCTCCACTGGTGCCGTACTATCTGGCTGTTGGATGCTCCGATAGTTCAGTGCGAATTTACGACAGACGCATGCTGGGAACCAGAGCCACTG GAAACTACATGGGTCGAGGCACGACAGGGATGTGTGTCAGGTTCGTTCCTTCTCACCTCTCCAACAAGTCGTGCAGAGTGACGTCGCTCTGCTACAGCCAAGACGGTCAGGAGGTGTTGGTCAGCTACTCCTCAGATTACATCTACCTGTTTGATCCCAAAGACGACCAGGCCCGAGAACTGAAGGGCCCGTCAgaggagaggagggaggaggtgagACCATTGCCGTGCCTTTTACGagaaaggaaaaaa CTGAGGCAGCCACCAGTGAAGCGCCTCCGTCTGCGAGGTGATTGGTCCGACACTGGACCCCGCGCTCGCCCTGAAAGCGAGAGGGAGCGAGATG GAGAGCAGAGTCCAAACGTGTCCCTAATGCAGAGGATGTCGGACATGTTGTCCCGTTGGTTTGAAGAGGCCAGTGAAGCCCAGAGCAGTCGAGGGACGCGACCTCAGACACGTCCCAGAG GAACAGCTGTGCGTCCTGTGGTGGCGTTAAACACACCTGCTGTGACCAGAGGGGCCTCCAGTCAGGAGTCCAACACCTCAGCGGGGGGGCCTACGGGGACAGCCTCCTCAGAGCTTCCTGACAGTCCTGCCCCCGTGCCCACCTCCTCAGGGTCCTCGTCTACAGTCCCAGTCGCTCCAGCCTCCAGCTCCTCCACAGAGGATGGAGGAGATCCATCGCCCACCCTCCTCACCTCCTTCCCCGACACGGAGCACAGGAGTCCGGCTGACACGACTGGAACTCCCACGGCCACGGCCACGCCCTCCTCCTCCGAACGCGCACCCTCAG ATTCCCCCTCGTCTGTGGTAAACAAACAGCTGGGATCCATGACTCTTGATGAACAGCAGG gagcaGCAGAAGCTGTGGGTTCACCTCCTGATCATTCTGCTCCTGCTCCAGTCAGCACCAGCGCTCCCACTACCTCCATATCCAACACCACCAGCACCGGCAGCAGTCGACCCAGCACAGCAGAGCCCGTCCTCAGCCTGCATTACAGCTCAGAGGGAACCACCACTAGTACCATCAAACTGGACTTCACTGATGAGTG GAGCCACAGCTCGTCCAGTTCAATGGGCGGTGGAGGCCCTAAAGCATCAGAAGCAGCAGCTGTACAAAGCAGAGAGTCCATTCAAAGCTCCACATCACAGCAGC CTCCCTCACAGTCCTCAGTGCATCAGACTCCTGCGTCCACTGAGACGTCATCGTCTGCTGCCTCCAGCTCGGCTGCGGCTCAGGGCCAATCAGAGGGCTCCCCTGAAGGACACGGTACAGCGTCTTCAACGCAGGAGACGCCTCAGCAGGAGAGTGCACCGGACACCTCGGGGGGCTGCAGGAGGGCGGAGCCTGGCACGGATGAGGCGCAGGAAGGACAGAGTCAGCCCGCGCGAGCCAATCAGGACTCTGACGACAGCGATGACGACCCCATACTCATCCCATCAACCAGGTTTAGAGGACAAGGACAAAG AGGGTCTGCAGTAGGAGATAGGATGATCAG ACGCTCTGCCGCCGCTCGCATCCAGGAGCTGTTTCGtagaagaaaagaaaggagGGAGATGGAGGAAAGCGAAACGCAGAACATCAGGAGACCTTCAGTCAAAATGGTCTACAAAGGCCACCGGAACTCCAGAACTATG ATAAAGGAGTCGTGTTTCTGGGGGAACAACTTTGTAATGAGTGGCTCTGATTGTGGCCACATCTTCATCTGGGACAGACACACAGCCGAGCACCTCATGCTGCTGGAGGCAGACAACCACGTGGTCAACTGCCTGCAGCCGCACCCCTACGACCCCA TTCTGGCCTCCTCAGGGATCGACTACGACATCAAGATTTGGTCGCCACTAGAACAATCACCGTCTTTCAACAGGGTTCTCGCTGATGAG GTAATCACTCGTAATGAGCTGATGCTGGAGGAAACCAGAAACACAATCACCGTCCCTGCCTCTTTCATGCTCCGAATGTTGGCCTCCCTCAATCACATCAGATcag ATCGACTGGAGGGCGATCGCTCTGAAGGATCAGGTCAAGAGAACGAGGACGAGCAGTAG